The Terriglobales bacterium genome has a segment encoding these proteins:
- the holA gene encoding DNA polymerase III subunit delta, translated as MRSFAATDRFAAEVRERRLRPAYVFLGDEVFFRERCRDAILSHLVPDDLRDFSLHEVDLAEASVAELLDRARTPSLMAPFQVFFVRNVKLLYGRGSHEEEFDAIEAYVKQPNPDAVLIFVADHISIPADARRMELTDRDRYERIRDTLGEYCGIVELARVEEGEGVRWVTETAAAQGVAVEPDAARELVDALGADMMMVSTELEKLILYAGEKRRITLGDVETMVLAAKQRSLFELTDAISARDRVRALKVLDALLSSGDGDEAAIGHLYMLSRTFRQMLVVLEKNVRDSRAIWQALWQGFRVPPFAAEDLIRQARRYTSRRDLTRALRLVARADLALRSSPPNKRLVLEQLVLELAAPPRPAAPAWQQDELPV; from the coding sequence ATGCGTTCCTTCGCCGCCACGGACCGTTTTGCCGCCGAGGTCCGCGAACGCCGCCTGCGCCCGGCCTACGTCTTCCTCGGCGACGAGGTCTTCTTCCGCGAGCGCTGTCGCGACGCCATCCTCAGCCACCTGGTCCCCGACGACCTGCGCGACTTCTCCCTGCATGAGGTCGACCTCGCGGAAGCGAGCGTGGCCGAACTGCTCGACCGCGCGCGCACACCCTCGCTCATGGCGCCCTTCCAGGTCTTCTTCGTGCGCAACGTCAAGCTGCTCTACGGTCGCGGCTCGCATGAGGAAGAGTTCGACGCCATCGAAGCCTACGTCAAGCAGCCCAACCCGGACGCGGTTCTCATCTTCGTCGCCGACCACATCTCCATCCCCGCCGACGCCCGCCGCATGGAGCTGACCGACCGCGACCGTTATGAGCGCATCCGCGATACGCTGGGCGAGTACTGCGGCATCGTCGAGCTGGCGCGGGTGGAGGAAGGCGAAGGCGTGCGCTGGGTGACGGAGACGGCCGCCGCGCAGGGGGTTGCGGTCGAGCCTGATGCCGCCCGCGAACTGGTGGACGCCCTGGGCGCCGACATGATGATGGTTTCGACCGAACTTGAGAAGCTCATCCTCTACGCCGGCGAGAAGCGCCGCATCACCCTGGGGGACGTCGAAACCATGGTGCTGGCCGCCAAGCAGCGGTCGCTGTTCGAGCTGACCGATGCCATCTCCGCCCGCGACCGCGTCCGCGCCCTCAAGGTTCTGGACGCGCTGCTCTCTTCCGGCGACGGCGACGAGGCCGCTATCGGCCACCTCTACATGCTCTCCCGCACCTTCCGCCAGATGCTGGTGGTGCTGGAGAAGAACGTGCGCGACTCGCGCGCCATCTGGCAGGCGCTGTGGCAAGGCTTCCGCGTGCCGCCCTTCGCCGCTGAAGACCTCATCCGACAGGCACGCCGCTACACCTCGCGTCGCGATCTGACGCGCGCCCTGCGCCTGGTGGCCCGCGCCGACCTCGCCCTGCGCTCCTCGCCGCCCAACAAACGACTGGTGCTCGAGCAACTGGTCCTCGAACTCGCCGCCCCGCCGCGTCCCGCCGCACCCGCCTGGCAGCAGGACGAACTCCCGGTCTAG
- the mce gene encoding methylmalonyl-CoA epimerase, with amino-acid sequence MHAIDHLGIAVKSLAAARAFYEKLGLRVEGEETVEHEKVRVAMFPVGESRIELLEATADDSAIARFIAKRGEGLHHVAVRVPDLTAAVARLKQQGTRFVNEQIQTGAGGHRYVFVHPSSAGGVLVELVEDSARP; translated from the coding sequence GTGCACGCCATCGATCATCTGGGCATCGCGGTCAAGTCGCTCGCAGCAGCCCGCGCCTTCTATGAGAAGCTCGGCCTGCGGGTCGAAGGCGAAGAGACCGTGGAGCACGAAAAAGTCCGCGTGGCCATGTTCCCGGTAGGGGAGAGCCGCATCGAGCTGCTGGAGGCGACGGCGGACGATTCCGCCATCGCCCGCTTCATTGCCAAGCGCGGCGAAGGCCTGCACCACGTGGCCGTGCGCGTCCCCGACCTCACTGCCGCCGTGGCCCGCCTGAAGCAGCAGGGAACACGCTTCGTCAACGAGCAGATTCAGACGGGCGCCGGCGGACATCGCTACGTCTTCGTGCATCCTTCGAGCGCGGGCGGAGTGCTGGTGGAACTGGTCGAGGATTCCGCACGTCCCTGA
- a CDS encoding phosphatidylcholine/phosphatidylserine synthase gives MQTAPFPQPVPAVPRRRPRKGMYLLPGLFTTANLAFGYYAISQVLMAQANGNPAQNLDQAAKAIGFAILFDGFDGRIARMTGTSSEFGKQLDSLADAITFGVAPALLAWVWGIRLLPQLADAELQVRLAQFGAIATFLFLVAGVSRLARFNIQINPQPSNPGRPGKKYFVGMPIPAGAGVVAATVHLSGGVPLTEWWISGLWLLLVVSLAFLMVSTWRFYSSKDIDLRRQRPFRNIVFLGLLFAAIWFYSRYVLFVMALAYMISGLLWRLQYLFRRSGTTPEHQHQPSPVR, from the coding sequence ATGCAGACCGCGCCCTTCCCGCAGCCGGTTCCCGCGGTTCCCAGGCGCCGCCCGCGCAAGGGGATGTATCTGCTGCCGGGCCTGTTCACCACCGCCAACCTGGCGTTCGGCTACTACGCCATTTCGCAGGTCCTGATGGCGCAGGCCAACGGAAATCCCGCCCAGAATCTGGACCAGGCAGCCAAAGCCATCGGCTTTGCCATCCTGTTCGACGGCTTCGACGGCCGGATCGCCCGCATGACCGGCACCTCCAGCGAGTTCGGCAAGCAACTGGATTCCCTCGCCGACGCCATCACCTTCGGCGTTGCGCCCGCCTTGCTCGCCTGGGTGTGGGGAATCCGGCTGCTTCCGCAACTGGCCGACGCCGAGCTTCAGGTGCGCCTGGCGCAGTTCGGCGCCATCGCCACGTTCCTGTTTCTGGTAGCGGGCGTGAGCCGGCTGGCGCGCTTCAACATCCAGATCAATCCGCAGCCGTCGAACCCCGGCCGCCCGGGCAAGAAGTACTTCGTCGGTATGCCGATCCCCGCCGGCGCCGGCGTTGTGGCCGCCACGGTGCATCTCTCCGGCGGCGTGCCGCTCACCGAATGGTGGATTTCCGGACTGTGGCTGTTGCTGGTGGTCTCGCTGGCGTTCCTCATGGTCAGCACCTGGCGGTTTTACAGCTCCAAGGACATCGACCTGCGACGCCAGCGCCCCTTCCGCAACATCGTCTTTCTGGGCCTGCTGTTTGCCGCCATCTGGTTTTATTCACGCTACGTGCTGTTCGTCATGGCGCTGGCCTATATGATCAGCGGTCTGCTGTGGCGCCTGCAGTACCTTTTCCGCCGATCCGGCACCACGCCCGAACATCAACATCAACCCAGTCCCGTGCGATGA
- the rimI gene encoding ribosomal protein S18-alanine N-acetyltransferase gives MPVRPATVADLPAMLAIERASPTAAHWPEAEYRRLFAEEPTQPRLALVAEEDTSVVGFVVARGVAGEWELENLVVAASVRRRGLGSLLLEALLYRLRALGAAAVFLEVRESNQTARRLYERHGFLSSGRRRAYYQDPPEDALLYRLAFPQVE, from the coding sequence TTGCCCGTCCGCCCCGCCACCGTCGCCGACTTGCCCGCGATGCTCGCCATCGAGCGCGCCTCGCCGACCGCCGCCCACTGGCCTGAGGCCGAATATCGCCGTCTCTTCGCCGAGGAGCCGACCCAGCCCCGCCTCGCACTGGTGGCGGAAGAAGACACGAGCGTCGTGGGTTTCGTGGTAGCCCGCGGCGTCGCCGGCGAGTGGGAACTGGAGAACCTGGTGGTCGCCGCTTCGGTGCGCCGCCGCGGCCTGGGCTCGCTTCTGCTGGAGGCGCTCCTGTACCGCTTGCGGGCCCTGGGCGCGGCCGCCGTGTTTCTCGAGGTGCGCGAGTCCAACCAGACCGCGCGCCGGCTCTATGAGCGCCACGGGTTCCTTTCCAGTGGTCGCCGGCGAGCCTATTATCAGGACCCTCCCGAAGACGCCCTCCTCTATCGCCTGGCTTTTCCACAGGTTGAATGA
- a CDS encoding phosphatidylserine decarboxylase, translating into MVRDGYLYAAGMLAAALVLGWLTAPSLAVAPLLLAGFFLWFFRDPERAIPAVAGAIVSPADGKVTDVSTVFVAGEPRTRVSIFLNVFDVHVNRSPIAGVIRAAEYRRGQFRNAMDAACAEHNEQNIVTVEGEGHTVVFKQIAGLLARRIVFNKKVGDVVARGERVGMIKFGSRVDVILAPEAHIEVKIGDRVHGGSSILAMALVTAAPVTELAAQGAAQGGR; encoded by the coding sequence ATGGTGCGCGACGGCTATCTGTACGCGGCGGGCATGCTGGCAGCAGCCCTGGTTCTGGGCTGGCTCACCGCGCCGTCGTTGGCCGTGGCTCCCCTGCTGCTGGCGGGCTTCTTCCTGTGGTTTTTCCGCGACCCGGAGCGCGCCATCCCTGCCGTGGCTGGGGCCATTGTCTCGCCGGCCGACGGCAAGGTCACCGATGTCTCCACCGTCTTTGTGGCGGGCGAGCCTCGCACCCGCGTCAGCATTTTCCTCAACGTCTTCGACGTGCATGTGAACCGGTCGCCTATCGCCGGAGTGATTCGCGCCGCCGAGTATCGCCGGGGCCAGTTCCGCAACGCCATGGACGCCGCCTGCGCCGAGCACAACGAGCAGAACATCGTCACCGTGGAAGGCGAAGGCCACACGGTCGTATTCAAGCAGATCGCGGGCCTGCTGGCCCGCCGCATCGTATTCAACAAGAAGGTGGGTGACGTGGTGGCCCGCGGCGAGCGCGTGGGGATGATCAAGTTCGGCTCGCGCGTGGACGTGATCCTGGCCCCCGAGGCCCACATTGAAGTCAAGATCGGCGACCGCGTGCACGGCGGCTCGAGCATTCTGGCCATGGCGCTCGTGACCGCGGCTCCTGTCACCGAGCTGGCCGCGCAGGGCGCGGCTCAGGGAGGCCGCTGA
- a CDS encoding Asd/ArgC dimerization domain-containing protein, whose translation MKPQFQRVAIVGAATLKGKELKEVLEEREFPALDVRLLDDDESLGQLESVGDEATFIQSVTRETLEHVDVAFFACEENFTRRHWHIARDAGCAIVDLSYALEEESGVSVRSAWLEQELAETRPVNGSAIMVVAHPAAVVLGMLLVRARRAGLEGPAIVTAFEPASEHGRRGIDELHEQTVNLLSFQGMPRDVFDSQVAFNLVSRYGEQSLPALETVERRILSHFEKITRGSVPVPSMVLLQAPIFHGHCFSVYLGLDREVPIADVAQALEGEHVAVTALDEDAPTNVSASGQEQILVSVRSDAARRNGVWLWVAADNLRVLALNAAECAARLAPALRGGRVQ comes from the coding sequence ATGAAGCCGCAATTCCAACGCGTCGCCATCGTGGGAGCGGCAACGCTCAAGGGCAAGGAACTGAAGGAAGTCCTGGAGGAGCGCGAGTTTCCCGCACTCGACGTGCGCCTGCTCGACGATGATGAATCGCTCGGTCAGCTCGAATCGGTCGGTGACGAGGCTACGTTCATCCAGAGCGTGACGCGGGAGACGCTGGAGCACGTCGACGTCGCCTTCTTCGCCTGCGAGGAGAACTTCACCCGCCGCCACTGGCATATCGCCCGCGACGCCGGCTGCGCCATCGTCGACCTTTCTTACGCCCTCGAGGAGGAAAGCGGCGTCTCGGTGCGTTCCGCCTGGCTGGAGCAGGAGCTGGCGGAAACCCGCCCGGTGAACGGCAGCGCCATCATGGTGGTGGCCCATCCGGCAGCCGTCGTGCTGGGGATGCTGCTGGTGCGCGCGCGACGTGCCGGGCTGGAGGGACCCGCCATCGTCACCGCCTTCGAGCCGGCTTCTGAGCACGGCCGCCGCGGCATCGACGAACTGCACGAGCAGACCGTCAACCTGCTCTCCTTTCAGGGCATGCCGCGCGACGTCTTCGATTCCCAGGTGGCCTTCAACCTGGTCTCGCGCTACGGCGAGCAGTCGCTGCCCGCCCTGGAGACGGTGGAGCGCCGCATCCTCAGCCACTTCGAGAAAATCACGCGCGGCTCCGTGCCCGTGCCTTCCATGGTGCTGTTGCAAGCCCCCATCTTCCACGGCCACTGTTTCTCCGTTTACCTTGGGCTGGACCGGGAGGTTCCCATCGCGGACGTGGCGCAGGCGCTGGAAGGTGAGCACGTGGCCGTCACCGCCCTCGATGAGGACGCGCCCACGAACGTTTCCGCCTCCGGCCAGGAGCAGATCCTGGTGTCTGTGCGTTCCGATGCCGCCCGCCGGAACGGCGTTTGGCTCTGGGTCGCGGCCGACAACCTGCGCGTGCTCGCCCTCAACGCTGCCGAATGCGCCGCGCGTCTGGCTCCCGCCCTGCGCGGAGGAAGAGTGCAGTGA
- a CDS encoding arylamine N-acetyltransferase, which produces MDVSAYLARIRYEGSREPTAETLRALQVAHLIAVPFENLDIPLGRPLHLGTEALFDKIVRRRRGGFCFELNGLFAALLGELGFHVDLLGARVAREDGQYGIPSGHMTLRVYAPGSPVAWLADVGFGDSFREPLRLESPAEQADTSIADGRRFRISPLGDEMLYEMRESDGPWLPRYCFPLEPRPMEHFSGPCDYMRTSPDSPFTRRRICSRATPDGRVTLSDLKLIVTSKGRRTETPIREEDYPVLLREHFGMELSGLAA; this is translated from the coding sequence GTGGATGTTTCCGCCTATCTCGCTCGCATCCGCTACGAAGGCTCCCGTGAGCCCACGGCGGAGACTCTGCGCGCTCTGCAGGTGGCGCACCTCATCGCGGTGCCGTTTGAGAACCTGGATATCCCCCTCGGCCGCCCGCTGCATCTCGGCACCGAGGCGCTCTTCGACAAGATCGTGCGGCGCCGTCGTGGGGGCTTCTGCTTCGAGCTCAACGGGCTGTTCGCCGCGCTGCTCGGCGAGCTTGGTTTCCACGTGGACTTGCTGGGCGCCCGCGTCGCCCGCGAGGACGGCCAGTACGGCATCCCTTCCGGACACATGACGCTGCGCGTCTACGCGCCCGGCTCGCCCGTTGCTTGGCTGGCCGATGTCGGTTTCGGCGATTCCTTTCGCGAACCGTTGCGCCTGGAATCCCCTGCCGAGCAGGCGGACACGTCCATTGCCGACGGTCGCCGCTTCCGCATTTCGCCGCTGGGCGACGAGATGCTGTACGAAATGCGCGAGAGCGACGGCCCCTGGCTTCCGCGCTACTGCTTCCCGCTAGAGCCGCGCCCCATGGAGCACTTCTCCGGCCCGTGCGATTACATGCGGACTTCGCCGGACTCGCCCTTCACGCGCCGCCGCATCTGCAGCCGCGCCACTCCGGACGGGCGCGTCACCCTCTCCGACTTGAAGTTGATCGTGACGTCCAAAGGCCGGCGCACTGAGACGCCCATCCGGGAAGAGGACTATCCTGTCCTGCTGCGTGAGCATTTTGGGATGGAACTGAGCGGATTAGCAGCCTGA
- the tsaB gene encoding tRNA (adenosine(37)-N6)-threonylcarbamoyltransferase complex dimerization subunit type 1 TsaB yields the protein MLILATDTSSKHGGIALARGDRERFEVLEVVPLVGGTFSAQLIPQVAALLDRHQVRKQDLDGFAAATGPGSFTGLRVGLAGVKALAEVLGKPIAPVSVLEAIAAVSGLEGRVLAVLDAGRNEVFAGEYAVKGSLVHRLGESLLSRDDFLAHACAAVHRTRVATPDASLGEFLRAHGLECVVLDRPRADAIARLGLRKLLAGQTVSVEQLDANYLRRSDAEIFSLPKLAGSTTKSEN from the coding sequence ATGCTCATCCTCGCCACCGATACGTCCTCCAAGCACGGCGGCATCGCACTGGCGCGCGGCGACCGCGAGCGCTTCGAGGTGCTGGAGGTCGTTCCTCTGGTCGGTGGAACTTTTTCCGCGCAATTGATTCCGCAAGTGGCTGCGCTCCTTGACCGCCACCAGGTTCGGAAACAGGACCTGGACGGGTTCGCCGCGGCCACCGGTCCGGGTTCGTTCACCGGGTTGCGCGTCGGGCTGGCGGGCGTGAAGGCGCTGGCCGAGGTCCTGGGCAAGCCCATCGCTCCGGTTTCCGTGCTGGAGGCGATTGCCGCGGTTTCCGGTCTCGAGGGCCGCGTGCTGGCGGTGCTGGACGCCGGTCGCAACGAGGTCTTTGCGGGCGAGTATGCGGTGAAGGGCAGCCTGGTTCACCGCCTGGGCGAATCGCTGCTCTCGCGTGACGATTTCCTGGCGCATGCCTGCGCTGCCGTCCACCGCACGCGTGTGGCCACGCCCGACGCATCCCTCGGCGAGTTCCTGCGTGCGCACGGACTCGAATGCGTCGTGCTCGATCGCCCGCGCGCCGACGCGATCGCCCGTCTCGGCCTGCGCAAGCTGCTGGCCGGCCAGACGGTCTCCGTCGAGCAGCTCGACGCCAACTATCTGCGTCGCTCCGACGCGGAAATCTTCTCGCTCCCAAAGCTCGCTGGATCCACTACCAAGTCTGAAAACTAA
- a CDS encoding LptE family protein, which yields MKLARALAACLALALFSGCGYHTAGSASRLPSSVQTIAIPAFTNQTQTYRIEQQMTAAVVREFLTRTRYHIVNEAGDAADAVLHGVVLSTEAAPLTYDSQTGRASSALVTVKMRVSLTGRDGTVLWENRDYTFREQYQVSREVSSFFEEESPAVERLSRDFARTLVSNILEAY from the coding sequence GTGAAGCTGGCTCGCGCGCTGGCTGCGTGTCTGGCGCTCGCACTCTTCTCCGGTTGTGGATATCACACGGCGGGAAGCGCTTCGCGGCTTCCCTCCAGCGTCCAGACCATCGCCATCCCGGCGTTCACCAACCAGACGCAGACCTACCGCATCGAGCAGCAGATGACGGCTGCGGTGGTCCGCGAGTTCCTCACGCGTACCCGCTACCATATCGTGAATGAGGCCGGCGACGCGGCCGACGCCGTGCTCCATGGCGTCGTGCTCTCCACCGAAGCGGCGCCGCTCACCTACGACTCGCAGACCGGCCGGGCTTCTTCCGCGCTGGTCACCGTGAAGATGCGCGTCTCGCTCACCGGCCGCGACGGCACGGTGCTCTGGGAGAACCGCGATTACACCTTCCGCGAGCAGTACCAGGTGTCGCGCGAGGTCTCCAGCTTCTTCGAGGAGGAGTCGCCGGCCGTCGAGCGCTTGTCCCGCGACTTCGCCCGCACTCTGGTCTCGAACATCCTGGAGGCGTATTGA